In Salmo trutta chromosome 37, fSalTru1.1, whole genome shotgun sequence, the following proteins share a genomic window:
- the LOC115177521 gene encoding E3 ubiquitin-protein ligase UBR5-like isoform X10 produces MTSIHFVVHPLPGTEDQLNDRLREVSEKLNKYNFNSHPHLNLLEQATLKQCVVGPNHAGFLLEDGRVCRISFAVQPDRLELTKPDGNDGSKLSGSGSGTGRSSRPGRTSDPPWFLSGSDTLGRLAGNTLGSRWSSGVNGGSGGGGGGGGGSSSVGGAGGGGVGGAVSGGGGGSSGRSSTAARDSRRQTRVIRTGRDRGSGLLGSQPQPVIPASVIPEELISQAQVVLQGKSRSVIIRELQRTNLDVNLAVNNLLSRDDEDGDDGDDTASESYLPGEDLMSLLDADIHSAHPSVIIDADAMFSEDISYFGYPSFRRSSLSRLGSSRVLLLPLERDSELLRERESVLRLRERRWLDGASFDTERGSTSREGEPSLDKKNIPVQSPVSLGEELQWWPDKDGVKFVSIGSLFSELVAVSSKGELYQWKWSEPEPYRNTQNPSIRHPRVSFLGLTNEKITLLSANSIRATVATETNKVATWMDDTLSSVASKLEHSAQAYPELQGERIMSLHCCALYTCAQLESSLYWWGVVPFSQRKKMLEKARAKNKKPKSSAGISSIPNITVGTQVCLRNNPLYHAGAVAFSVNAGIPKVGLLLESVWNMNDSCRFQLRSPESLKNMDKTTKTQEIKTESKPELVKTEMGPPPSPASTCSDTSSIASSASLPYKRRRSTPAPKEEEKVNEEQWPLREVVFVEDVKNVPVGKVLKVDGAYVAVKFPGTSSSVSTQPSQTSAPAPITDSDPSSLLQDCRLLRIDELQVVKTGGTPKVPDCFQRTPKKLCIPEKAEILAVNVDSKGVHAVLKTGNWVRYCIFDLATGKAEQENNFPTSNLAFLGQSERNVAIFTAGQDSPVILRDGNGTIYPMAKDCMGGIRDPEWLDLPPIASLGMGVHSLANLPTNSTIKKKAAIIILAVEKQTLMQHVLRCDFEACRQYLVNLEQAVLLEQSPHVLHSFLGHRCDGNRNILHACVSVCFPVSNKETKEEEEAERSERNTFAERLSAVEAIANAISVVSSNSSGNRTGSSSSRGLRLREMMRRSLRAAGLGRHESGPSSSDHQDPVSPPIAPPSWVPDPPPMDPDGDIDFILAPAVGSLTTASTGTSQGPSTSTIPGPSSEPSVVESKDRKANAHLILKLMCDSMVLRPHLRELLSAKDARGMTPFMLAVSGRAYPAAITVLEAAQKMAKVGDPGMTEKVDADSLFMEMICPSGTNPDDSPLYVLCCNDTCSFTWTGAEHINQDIFECRTCGLLESLCCCTECARVCHKGHDCKLKRTSPTAYCDCWEKCKCKTLIAGQKAARLDLLYRLLTTTNLVTSPNSRGEHILLFLVQTVARQSVEHCQYRPPRIREDRNRKAANAEDSDMPDHDLEPPRFAQLALERVLQDWNALKSMIMFGSQENKDPLSASSRIAHLLPEEQVYLNQQSGTIRLDCFTHCLIVKCAPDITVSRFIDTLLGTLVKELQNKYTPGRREEAIVVTRRFLRSVARVFVILSVEMASSKKKNNFIPQPIGKCRRVFQALLPYAVEELCNVAESLIVPVRMGIARPTAPFTLASTSIDAVQGSEELFSVEPLPPRPSPDQSSNSSQTASSYIIRNPQPRRSSQSQPVRGRDEEQDDIVSADVEEVEVVEGVAGEEDHHEDQEEQGEQGEENAEAEGQHDEHDEDGSDMELDLLAAAETESDSESNHSNQDNASGRRSVVTAATAGSEAGASSVPAFFSEDDSQSNDSSDSDSSSSQSDDVDQETFLLDEPLERTTTASHVNSAAQAPRSMQWAVRNTPSQRATGSAPSSSSTPAAASSTGLIYIDPSNLRRSSAISTSAAAAAAALEASNSSSYLTSASSLARAYSIVIRQISDLMSLIPKYNHLVYSQYPAAVKLTYQDAVNLQNFVEEKLIPTWNWMVSIMDSTEAQLRYGSALSSAGDPGHPSHPLHASQHSARRERMTAREEASLRTLEGRRSGRAATLLTVRQGMMSARGDFLNYALSLMRSHNDEHSDVLPVLDVCSLKHVAYVFQALIYWIKAMNQQTTLDTTQMDRKRSREILELGLDNEDSEHENDEDTNQSCFLVLEGRQARRKAIRQKRGKKKRAAPKGSTLQDKEDDPVPAETGQNHPFFRRSDSMTFLGCIPPNPFEVPLAEAIPLADQPHLLQPNARKEDLFGRPSQGLYSSSYTASKGLAEATLDRSCLEVNMGSSQILPTKMSYSANLKNVMSMETSQRGREDQPMDQELVAPKPGPSPHDLAAQLKSSLLAEIGLTESDGPPLPSFRPHCSFMGMVISHDMLLGRWRLSLELFGRVFMEDVGAEPGSILTELGGFEVKESKFRREMEKLRNLQSRDLALEVDRDRDQLIQQTMRQLNTHFGRRCTTTPMAVHRVKVTFKDEPGEGSGVARSFYTAIALAFLSNDKLPNLDCVQSVSKGMQASSTCHHDYNSSMTLNLMQRLRNRDRERERRSGGLRAGSRRDRDRDSRRQLSIDTRPFRPASEGNPSDEPDPLPAHRQALGERLYPRVHTMQPAFASKITGMLLELSPAQLLLLLASEDSLRARVEEAMELLIAHGRENGADSILDLGLLEAPEKAQQQENRKRHGSTRSVVDMELDDPEDGDDNAPLFYQPGKRGFYSPRPGKNTEARLNCFRNIGRILGLCLLQNELCPITLNRHVIKVLLGRKVNWHDFAFFDPVMYESLRQLIRHSQAGEAEAVFAAMDLAFAIDLCKEEGAGQVELLSGGVNMPVTPLNVYEYVRKYAEHRMLVVAEQPLHAMRKGLLDVLPKNALEDLTAEDFRLLVNGCGEVNVQMLISFTSFNDESGTKTLARIHKESQRENADKLLQFKRWFWSIVEKMSMTERQDLVYFWTSSPSLPASEEGFQPMPSITIRPPDDQHLPTANTCISRLYVPLYSSKQILKQKLLLAIKTKNFGFV; encoded by the exons ACTTCGTGAAGTGTCGGAGAAACTCAACAAATACAACTTTAACAG TCATCCACACCTCAACCTGCTGGAGCAGGCCACCTTAAAACAGTGTGTAGTTGGCCCAAACCATGCTGGCTTTCTGCTTGAG GATGGACGTGTGTGTCGGATCAGCTTTGCTGTCCAGCCAGATCGTCTGGAGCTGACCAAACCAGATGGCAACGATGG TTCAAAGTTGAGTGGCAGTGGTTCAGGGACAGGAAGGAGCTCCAGGCCAGGCAGGACTAGTGATCCTCCCTGGTTCCTGTCTGGCTCTGACACACTGGGCAGACTGGCAGGCAACACCCTTGG GAGTCGCTGGAGCTCCGGGGTGAACGGTGGatcaggtggaggaggaggaggtggtggtggcagcagcagtgTAGGAGGTGCAGGGGGAGGAGGTGTAGGAGGAGCTGtcagtggaggtggtggaggctCCTCTGGGAGGTCGTCTACAGCTGCCAGGGACTCAAGACGTCAGACCAGGGTGATCCGCACAGGGAGGGACCGGGGCTCTGGTCTCCTGGGTAGCCAGCCCCAGCCTGTCATCCCTGCCTCGGTCATCCCAGAGGAACTAATCTCCCAG GCTCAGGTGGTCCTCCAGGGGAAGTCTAGGAGTGTGATCATCCGGGAGCTCCAGAGGACCAACCTGGATGTCAACCTGGCCGTCAACAACCTACTGAGCAGAGACGATGAGGACGGTGACGATGGTGATGACACAGCCAGCGAGTCCTACCTCCCTGGAG AGGACCTGATGTCCTTGCTGGACGCTGACATCCACTCAGCCCACCCCAGTGTCATCATCGATGCTGACGCCATGTTCTCTGAGGACATCAGCTACTTCGGCTACCCTTCCTTCAGACGCTCCTCCCTGTCCCGCCTGGGCTCCTCGCGAG TTCTCCTTCTTCCCTTAGAGCGTGACTCAGAGCTGTTGCGTGAGCGCGAGTCTGTGTTGAGGTTGCGGGAGCGGAGGTGGCTGGATGGGGCCTCATTTGACACGGAGAGGGGCTCCACCAGCCGCGAGGGGGAGCCCAGCCTGGACAAGAAGAACATCCCCGTccagagccctgtctctctgggcgAGGAGCTGCAATGGTGGCCTGACAAG GATGGTGTGAAGTTTGTGAGCATCGGGTCCTTGTTCTCTGAGCTGGTGGCAGTGAGCTCTAAGGGGGAACTCTACCAGTGGAAGTGGAGTGAACCAGaaccatacagaaacacacag AACCCTTCTATCCGCCACCCCCGGGTGTCCTTCCTGGGCCTGACCAATGAGAAGATCACCCTGCTGTCTGCTAACAGCATCAGAGCCACCGTGGCCACGGAGACCAACAAGGTGGCAACCTGGATGGATGACACACTGAGCAGCGTGGCATCCAAGCTGGAACACAGTGCCCAGGCCTACCCTGAGCTGCAGGGAGAGCGCATCATGTCTCTGCACTGCTGTGCCCTCTACACCTGCGCCCAGCTGGAGAGCAGCCTGTACTGGTG GGGTGTTGTGCCTTTTAGTCAACGGAAAAAGATGCTTGAAAAGGCTAGAGCCAAGAACAAGAAGCCAAAGTCCAGTGCCGGCATCTCCTCAATACCCAACATCACCGTGGGAACGCAG GTGTGCCTGAGGAATAACCCCCTCTACCACGCCGGTGCCGTTGCCTTTTCTGTCAACGCTGGGATCCCCAAGGTGGGACTCCTCCTCGAGTCTGTCTGGAACATGAACGACAGCTGCAGGTTCCAGCTGCGGTCACCAGAGAGCCTCAAGAACATGGACAAGACCACCAAGACCCAGGAGATCAA AACGGAGAGCAAGCCGGAGTTGGTAAAGACAGAGATGGGGCCCCCTCCTTCCCCAGCCTCCACCTGCAGTGACACCTCCTCCATCGCTAGCAGTGCCTCGCTGCCCTACA AACGAAGACGCTCGACCCCGGCTCccaaagaggaggagaaggtgaaCGAGGAGCAGTGGCCTCTTCGGGAAGTGGTGTTTGTGGAGGATGTTAAAAATGTCCCTGTGGGAAAG GTGCTGAAAGTGGACGGTGCGTATGTAGCTGTGAAGTTTCCAGGAACGTCAAGCAGCGTGAGCACACAGCCGAGTCAGACTAGTGCTCCAGCTCCCATCACTGACTCTGACCCCTCCTCACTGCTGCAGGACTGTAGGCTGCTCAGAATAGATGAGTTACAG GTGGTGAAAACTGGTGGAACTCCTAAAGTTCCAGATTGCTTCCAGCGTACACCTAAAAAACTCTGCATCCCAGAGAAGGCTGAGATTCTGGCTGTGAATGTTGACTCCAAAG GAGTCCACGCAGTGCTGAAGACTGGTAACTGGGTGAGGTACTGTATCTTTGACCTGGCCACAGGCAAAGCAGAGCAGGAGAATAACTTCCCCACCAGTAACCTGGCCTTCCTGGGCCAGAGTGAACGCAATGTAGCAATCTTCACCGCAGGACAG GATTCCCCAGTCATCCTTCGGGATGGAAATGGCACAATTTACCCAATGGCCAAAGACTGTATGGGCGGCATCCGAGACCCTGAGTGGCTGGACCTGCCGCCCATCGCCAGCCTGGGCATGGGGGTGCACTCCCTGGCCAACCTCCCCACCAACTCAACCATCAAGAAAAAAGCTGCTATTATCATATTGGCTGTGGAG AAGCAGACGTTGATGCAGCACGTGCTGCGTTGTGACTTTGAGGCCTGTCGTCAGTACCTGGTGAACCTGGAGCAGGCTGTACTCCTGGAGCAGAGTCCCCACGTCCTCCACTCCTTTCTGGGCCACCGCTGCGACGGCAACCGCAACATCCTCCACGCctgtgtctcagtctgcttccccGTCAGCAACAAGGAGACCAAGGAGGAGGAAG AAGCTGAACGGTCTGAGAGGAATACATTTGCAGAGAGACTGTCAGCAGTGGAGGCCATCGCCAATGCTATATCTGTGGtgtctagcaacagctctgggaACAGGACCGGCTCTTCTAGCAGCAGAGG GCTGCGTCTGAGGGAGATGATGAGGCGCTCTCTGAGAGCAGCGGGTCTTGGCCGTCACGAGTCCGGCCCCTCCTCCAGCGACCACCAGGACCCAGTTTCCCCACCCATCGCCCCTCCCAGCTGGGTGCCCGACCCCCCTCCCATGGACCCAGACGGTGACATAGACTTCATCCTGGCCCCTGCAGTGGGATCTCTCACCACAGCCTCAACAGGGACCAGCCAGGGCCCCAGCACATCCACTATACCAG GCCCCTCCTCTGAGCCTTCGGTGGTGGAGTCTAAAGACCGCAAGGCCAACGCCCACCTCATCCTCAAACTGATGTGTGACAGCATGGTTCTCAGGCCACACCTTCGCGAGCTGCTCTCTGCCAA GGATGCCCGTGGAATGACCCCATTCATGCTGGCAGTCAGCGGGAGAGCTTACCCAGCTGCCATTACTGTTCTGGAGGCTGCGCAGAAAATGGCCAAGG TAGGAGACCCCGGCATGACTGAGAAGGTGGATGCAGACTCTTTGTTCATGGAGATGATTTGTCCCTCGGGGACCAACCCTGACGACTCTCCTCTCTACGTCCTCTGCTGCAACGACACCTGCAGCTTCACCTGGACAGGAGCTGAACACATCAACCAg GATATCTTTGAGTGCCGGACCTGCGGCTTGTTGGAGTCTCTCTGCTGCTGCACTGAGTGCGCCAGGGTGTGTCACAAAGGACACGACTGCAA ACTCAAGAGGACCTCTCCCACTGCGTACTGTGACTGCTGGGAGAAGTGTAAATGTAAGACGCTGATTGCTGGACAGAAAGCTGCTCGCCTGGACCTGCTGTACAGACTACTCACCACCACTAACCTGGTCACCAGTCCAAACAGCcg GGGGGAGCATATCCTTCTGTTCCTGGTGCAGACTGTTGCTAGGCAGAGTGTGGAGCACTGCCAGTACCGACCCCCTCgcatcagagaggacaggaacCGCAAGGCTGCCAATGCTGAAG ACTCTGACATGCCGGACCATGACCTGGAACCTCCACGCTTCGCCCAGCTGGCCCTGGAGAGGGTGCTGCAGGACTGGAATGCTCTCAAGTCCATGATAATGTTCGGATCCCAGGAGAATAAAGACCC gctgAGTGCCAGCAGCCGTATCGCCCATCTCCTTCCAGAGGAGCAGGTGTACCTGAACCAGCAGAGTGGCACCATCCGCCTGGACTGCTTCACACACTGCCTCATTGTCAAGTGTGCCCCTGACATTACAGTAAGTCGG TTTATTGACACCCTGCTGGGGACCTTGGTGAAGGAGCTGCAGAACAAGTACACTCCTGGCCGGAGAGAGGAGGCCATCGTCGTCACCAGGAGGTTCCTGCGCTCCGTGGCCAGGGTGTTTGTCATCCTCAGCGTCGAGATGGCCTCATCCAAAAAGAAAAA TAACTTCATCCCCCAGCCCATTGGGAAGTGCAGGCGTGTGTTCCAGGCCCTGCTGCCCTATGCGGTGGAGGAGCTGTGCAACGTGGCAGAGTCCCTCATCGTGCCTGTGAGGATGGGCATCGCCCGGCCCACCGCCCCCTTCACCCTGGCCAGCACCAGCATCGACGCCGTGCAGGGCAGCGAGGAACTCTTCTCTGTGGAACCCTTGCCACCGAGACCCTCCCCAGACCAGTCCAGCAA TTCTAGTCAGACTGCATCGTCCTACATCATCAGGAACCCCCAGCCTCGCCGCAGCAGCCAGTCCCAGCCGGTCAGAGGGAGAGACGAGGAGCAGGATGACATTGTGTCTGCTGATGTTGAAGAG GTGGAGGTTGTCGAGGGCGTTGCTGGGGAGGAGGATCACCATGAAGACCAGGaggaacagggagaacagggagaggagaacGCTGAGGCAGAGGGACAGCATGATGAACATGATGAGGATG GAAGCGACATGGAGTTGGATCTGCTGGCTGCCGCAGAGACCGAGAGTGACAGCGAGAGTAACCATAGCAACCAGGACAATGCCAGCGGGCGGAGGAGTGTTGTCACCGCAGCAACTGCTGGCTCCGAAGCAG gTGCCAGCAGTGTCCCTGCCTTCTTTTCAGAGGACGACTCCCAGTCCAACGACTCGAGCGACTcggacagcagcagcagccagaGCGACGACGTGGACCAGGAGACCTTCCTATTGGACGAGCCCTTGGAGAGGACCACCACCGCCTCGCACGTCAACAGTGCTGCCCAGGCGCCGCGCTCCATGCAGTGGGCTGTACGCAACACCCCCAGCCAGAGAGCCACGGGCAGCGCCCCCTCCAGCTCCTCCACCCCCGCTG CAGCGAGCTCCACAGGTCTGATCTACATCGACCCGTCCAACCTGCGGCGCAGCAGTGCCATCAGCACCAGCGCGGCTGCTGCGGCTGCAGCTCTGGAGGCCTCCAACTCGTCCAGCTACCTGACGTCAGCCTCCAGCTTAGCCCGGGCCTACAGCATCGTCATCAGACAGATCTCTGACCTGATGAGCCTCATTCCCAAGTACAACCACCTGGTCTACTCCCAGTACCCTGCTGCAGTCAAACTCACCTACCAGGACGCTGTCAACCTGCAG AACTTTGTTGAGGAGAAGCTGATCCCTACGTGGAACTGGATGGTGTCCATCATGGACTCTACAGAGGCTCAGCTGCGTTACGGCTCGGCCCTGTCCTCAGCTGGCGACCCCGGACACCCATCCCACCCCCTCCACGCCTCGCAGCACTCTGCCCGCAGGGAGCGCATGACTGCCCGCGAGGAAGCCAGCCTCCGCACCTTGGAGGGACGGAGGTCTGG GCGTGCGGCCACTCTGCTGACAGTGCGTCAGGGGATGATGTCTGCGCGGGGTGACTTCCTGAACTACGCCCTGTCTCTGATGCGTTCTCATAATGACGAGCACTCTGACGTTCTGCCTGTGCTGGATGTGTGTTCTCTCAAACACGTGGCCTACGTCTTCCAGGCCCTCATCTACTGGATCAAAGCCATGAACCAGCAGACAACTCTGGACACAACACAGATGGACCGCAAGAG GAGCCGTGAGATTCTGGAACTGGGACTGGACAATGAAGATTCTGAACATGAGAATGATGAGGACACCAATCAAA GTTGTTTTCTGGTATTGGAAGGCAGACAAGCCAGAAGAAAGGCAATTAGGCAGAAACGAGGCAAAAAGAAGAGGGCAGCTCCCAAAG gctCCACACTCCAGGATAAGGAGGATGACCCGGTCCCCGCTGAGACGGGACAGAACCACCCGTTCTTCCGGCGCTCTGACTCCATGACCTTCCTGGGCTGTATCCCCCCCAACCCCTTCGAGGTCCCCCTGGCGGAGGCCATCCCCCTGGCAGACCAGCCTCACCTCCTGCAG CCCAATGCAAGGAAGGAGGATCTGTTTGGCCGTCCTAGTCAGGGCCTGTACTCGTCCTCGTACACAGCAAGCAAAGGCCTGGCCGAGGCCACCCTGGACCGCAGCTGCCTGGAGGTTAACATGGGCTCCTCTCAG ATCCTACCCACCAAGATGTCCTACTCAGCCAACCTGAAGAACGTGATGAGTATGGAGACTAGTCAGCGCGGCAGAGAGGACCAGCCCATGGACCAGGAGCTAGTGGCTCCAAAGCCAGGCCCCTCACCCCACGACCTAGCTGCCCAGCTGAAGAGCAGCCTGCTGGCTGAAATAGGCCTCACTGAGAGCGATGGACCCCCGCTCCCTTCCTTTAG aCCCCACTGTAGTTTCATGGGGATGGTGATCTCCCATGACATGCTGCTGGGCCGCTGGCGTCTGTCTCTGGAGCTGTTCGGACGCGTCTTCATGGAGGACGTTGGAGCAGAGCCCGGATCG ATCCTGACCGAGCTGGGGGGTTTTGAGGTGAAGGAGTCTAAGTTCCGCCGGGAGATGGAGAAACTCCGTAACCTCCAGTCTCGTGACCTGGCCCTGGAGGTGGACCGTGACCGTGACCAGCTGATCCAGCAGACTATGAGGCAGCTCAATACCCACTTTGGCCGGCGCTGCACCACCACACCCATGGCTGTGCACCGCGTCAAGGTCACCTTCAAGGACGAGCCGGGCGAGGGTAGTGGCGTGGCCCGTAGCTTCTACACGGCCATCGCCCTGGCCTTCCTGTCCAATGACAAGCTGCCCAACCTGGACTGTGTGCAGAGCGTCAGCAAGGGCATGCAGGCCAGCAGTACGTGTCATCACGATTACAACTCAAGTATGACATTGA ATCTGATGCAGCGGCTGAGGAACAGAGACCGGGAGAGGGAGCGGAGGAGTGGAGGGCTCCGAGCTGGCTCTAGGAGAGACCGAGACAG ggactCGAGGAGACAGCTGTCCATTGACACCCGACCCTTCAGGCCAGCCTCGGAGGGGAACCCCAGTGACGAACCTGACCCCCTACCTGCCCACAGACAGGCCCTGGGAGAGAGGCTGTACCCCCGCGTCCACACTATGCAGCCG GCGTTTGCCAGTAAGATCACAGGGATGCTGCTGGAACTCTCCCCAGCCCAGCTGCTGTTGCTCCTGGCCAGTGAGGACTCTCTCAGGGCCAGGGTGGAGGAGGCCATGGAGCTGCTCATTGCACATGGAAG gGAAAATGGCGCTGACAGCATACTGGACCTGGGTCTCCTAGAGGCTCCTGAGAAAGCACAG CAGCAGGAGAACCGTAAGCGTCATGGCTCCACCCGCAGTGTGGTGGACATGGAGCTGGACGACCCTGAAGACGGAGATGACAACGCTCCCCTGTTCTACCAGCCTGGGAAGAGAGGCTTCTACTCTCCCCGGCCCGGCAAGAACACGGAGGCCAGGCTCAACTGCTTCAGGAACATCGGCAG AATACTAGGGCTGTGTCTGCTGCAGAATGAGCTCTGTCCAATTACCTTGAACAGACATGTCATCAAGGTGCTGCTCGGCAGAAAG gTGAATTGGCATGACTTTGCCTTTTTTGACCCGGTAATGTACGAGAGCCTGCGACAGTTGATCCGTCACTCTCAGGCTGGAGAGGCGGAGGCTGTGTTTGCAGCCATGGACCTGGCCTTCGCCATAGACCTGTGTAAGGAGGAAGGGGCTGGACAG GTGGAGCTGCTGTCAGGTGGGGTCAACATGCCTGTGACTCCTCTCAACGTTTACGAATACGTGAGAAAGTACGCCGAACACAGGATGCTGGTGGTTGCTGAGCAACCTCTTCAT GCGATGAGGAAGGGTCTGTTGGATGTCCTTCCTAAGAACGCCCTGGAGGACTTGACAGCTGAGGACTTCAGGCTACTGGTCAACGGCTGTGGAGAGGTCAACGTGCAGATGCTCATCAGCTTCACTTCCTTCAATGATGAATCTGGTACAAAGACCttggcccgtattcacaaagaatctcaga GGGAAAATGCTGATAAATTGTTGCAGTTCAAACGCTGGTTTTGGTCCATCGTGGAGAAGATGAGCATGACTGAGAGGCAAGATCTG gtGTACTTCTGGACCTCCAGTCCGTCTCTGCCAGCCAGTGAGGAAGGCTTCCAGCCCATGCCCTCCATCACCATCAGGCCTCCGGACGACCAGCACCTGCCCACGGCCAACACCTGCATCTCGCGCCTCTACGTGCCACTCTACTCCTCCAAACAGATTCTAAAACAGAAACTCTTACTAGCCATTAAGACCAAGAACTTTGGTTTTGTGTAG